The following DNA comes from Candidatus Methylacidiphilales bacterium.
AAAGCCAACTACCCGGTCGAGTTCATGGCCGCGTTGTTGTGCAACGAACTGGACAACACGGACAAAATCGCGCTGTTTGTGGCCGAGTCAAAGCAGATGGGGCTCAGCATCCTGCCGCCCTCGGTCAATGAGAGCGAACTCAGCTTCACCGTGGCGCCGGGGCAGATTCGCTTCGGGCTGGCGGCGATCAAGAATGTCGGCGAAGGCGCGGCGCGCGCGGTGCTGGAAGCCCGGAAAGAGAAAGGGGCCTTCAGCTCGCTGGAGGATTTTTGCCGGAAGGTGGATTATCGTTCGATCAACCGCAAAACGGTGGAGAGCCTGATTCGTTGCGGGGCATTTGACGATCTGGACGGCAACCGTGCGCATGTGTTTTCACAGGTGGACAGGGCCTTGTCGGAAGCGTCATCGCTGGCCCGCGACCGCGAGAGCGGGCAGGGCACATTTTTGGATATGGGCGAAACTCCGGCATCGAAGCCCGATGCCAGCGGTACCGGGACTGTCGAGGAATGGCCCATGCGGACCCGGCTCGAAAACGAAAAGGAACTGCTCGGCTTTTATGTGACCGGCCATCCGGTGGATGAATTTGAGGATGATTTGCGCGCCTTCCGGACTTTGGATCTGGGCGAGGCGGAAGAGGAGTCGCATGACGCGCCCGCGCGGATCGCGGGGGTGATTTGCACCAAGGAAGTGCGCCTCACGAAAAAGGGGCAGAAGCCCTATGCGCGAATCAATGTCGAGGACCGGACCGGGCGCGTCGAGGTCACGGTGTTTCCCGAGTTGTATCAAAAGCACGGGAACGAACTGATGATCGGCATGCCGATAGTGATTGTGGGGTTTGTGGACCGCGAACAGGAGGACCGGCCCAAGCTGATGGCCCATCAGATTTTTACGCTGGAGGAGGCCTGCGAGTCCCTGGTGCGCGAGGTTTATGTGCGCTGCCCTCGCGAACGTTGCGGGCCGGGGTTATGGAATGAGCTGAAGGCCGTGGTGGCTGGCGCGCGCGGATCAAAGCCGCTGTGTTTAGTTATACCGGGAAGTCAGGGAGGAATGGCCATTGTCGAGGCCGGGAGCGATTACGCCGTCAAGTCGGATTTGTCCGTGCTGCGGCAGTTGCGGGAAAAATTTGGGGGACGCGAGGTGAGGCTCCGGGCGAAGGAACTGGGCGAGATATCCCGCCGCAGGCCGGGCGCGTGGCGCGGGAACGGAGCCCGCCAGAATTCGCCGCAAAAGAGCGCATAGAACACAAAAGAAGATTTTTTACAGGAAGATCGCGGAGGAACGCGGATGAATATGGAGTGCGGTGGCAAGACGAAGTCGCGACACCGCTTTGGATCCACGCAATTTCGACATCTGTCGCGAGCGAAGCACGAGGAAAACATTCTCTCACGGACACGGAGGTTGGCCCGCGAAAGAACGCGAAAATGCACGAAAATGGAACATAAAGTCTGAACCACGGACTCCGACATTCGTCGCGAGCAGATGAACGCGGATTGACGCAGATGAAAACGTGATTTGCGGCAAGCGGCTGTTTGCTTGCTCCAAGGTCTTAGATTGAAATTGGAGGAGTGTGCTTGCCTGTCACGGTCGGATTTCCACCAGGGTGCCATCGGGTGTTGCGTTCGATATTTCGTCAATCTCCCAATCGGTGACGGCGATGCATCCAGACGTCCAATCCATCAATCGGTGGAGCTTACCAAAAAGTCCGGTCCCATTTACGAGGCCGTGTATCATGATGTTTGAGCCGGGATTAATCCCGAGGGCTTTGGCCTTTGCCAAATCACGGTCCTCAGGATAAGAGACTCGAAGCGCGCGGTAACATGAACTTTTTTCCTTGTGTTCGACAATTCGATAAAGCCCTTCGGGCGTTTTGTGGTCGCCTTCGCGTTCCTTGGGTTCAAGCGGGTTTCGACCGAGGGAAATGTGGTAAACCTTCAGGACGGTTCCGTTTTTAATCAGCGTGAGCTTTCTTTTTTCTTTCTCGATTAAAATCCGATCCACCTTTTCGGTTGGAGGCGGTCCGGTATCCGATTGATTGGCCCAGACTAAAACACAAAGAAAGATGAGCAGAACCAAGCCTGCGGTGTATTTGATTAAAAATTTACTGAACTTCATGGCTGGCCTTTTTTTGGCAGAGTTCGTCGCGCATCTTTTGCGCGGTTTCCTTGGTCAGAGGCTCATTGATGAAAGGAGTCGCGATGCGGAAGAAAACATCATCCAAAAGAGTTTCCTCCTTCTTATCGAAGGCAACGTCTTCCCGGGCTTCCAAATTCTCTGCCCATTCCTGTAACTGAGCTGCTGTAATTTGATCCGCAAGAAACCGATCGATAATGTACAGTAAATCTTCATTCTTTAGGATGAGCAGCGGCTCACCCAACCAGTCCCAACCGAAGGAGTTTAATTCCAGCATCAGTGGCCCGGTCGGTTTTTTATAGCGAACGAGTTCCTGAAGAATTTCAGCTCGGCGATTCATTTTCTGGGTAGGCTCTCCAACATGTTTTTCACAAGTATAATATCTCTATGTTAGACTCAGTATGAGCTGAAGGCACGAGGATGGAAAACGATGTACAGCGCAAGCAGTACGAGGAGGATCGCGATGACGCCCAGCACGACGTTCTTTGTGTTTAATTTCAGCCCCTCATTTTGGGATGCTATTACAGGCGGAAGCTCCGGCGGAATGAAATCGTCCGGGAGCGGGGCAAGCCCTTCTCGTTCGTTGAGCACCTCGCGCGCGCGGTCGGCGTCAACTTCCTGCACTTGCAGCCGCAGTTCGCCGAGGACGCTTCCGTAGCCGATGGCGGCATTGTTTTCCCCGGCCAGAAAGGCGGGGATGCCGGCGGTTTCCAGCAGGGCCTTGTCGCTGCCGGCCTTGACCAGGTCCGTGTATTGTTTGAGCGTAATCATTCTCGATGGATCTTGAGCCCGCAAACCTTTTCAATGGCTTCAAAGTCCCTGTCTTTGTGGAACACATGGGCATCGTGCTCCAGTGCGCAGGCGGCGATCAAGCAGTCAACCGAGCTCCGAATCGTATATCCCTTCTTTCGGCAATCCCTGTAAAATTTGGCGGCCAGCTTGTAGGAGGATCTGCGCGGAGGGATTTCAATGAAGGGCTCAAAATGGCGTTCGATCTCAAACGCGTCTTTATCGTTGGAACACCCCTGCATCAGTTCCTGCAAAATCAATCCGGTAAAACAAATCGTTTTTTCCCGCTCTAAAAGCGAATGGACAATTTCAACCTCTCTCGTTTCCCTTCCGGCGAGAAAATCAATCCACACGCCCGTATCAACAAGAATCATCAGGTTCGGCTCTGGCGCATGAGATCCAGATCGCCTTTCCACTGGATTTTTCCGCGCAGCTTCAGGATATTTTTTTGATCTTTGCGCCGCACGAATTCAGACAAGGCCATATTCACAAGATCCTTTTTTGTGCGAAGGCCGGAGAGCTTGAGGCCGCGGGCCACGAGCCCTTCATTCAGATTGATATTGGTCCGCATATACACATAAATACAAAAAATAGGTGTAGAGTGCAAGGATTGAATCCGGGGCAGGCGGATAACTCGGATGGAAAATTCACAAGATCAAACAAAACAGTTTTTACTGGAAGATCGCGAAGAGAAAGGCAAAGGTTAACCTTCTTTCTCACTGTCCTCCGTGATCTCTTTGTAAGTTTTAAGCAAGAGCTTTAACCCCTTTTTGTGTTCCTTGCGTTCTCTTGTGGCGAAACTTCCTGTCTTGGCAACGTTCCGAGAAGACCTGTATCGATTGCTTGCCATCATGAATAAAACTGCTTGCCTAGGGGGCTTGGCTTATGTGACCGGCAACCCCTGATTTACAATTATGTTTCGCACCGTTTTAGGCAAAATTCATCCCGCAGTTTTTCTGAAAGCCGCCAAAGCGGCTTCCGGCACAATATCCGAGCACGAACAAAAGCTGCTTGAATTATGCCAGATCTCCAGCGGGGAAGCATTGCAGCGTCTCGAGGTGACTGAGGGAGGGCTTTCCCCAGCCGCGGTGGAAACGGCCCGCGATGAATTCGGCCCGAACACCCTCGGAACCAAAAAGCAAACCGGCATCGTCATGGAGTTGCTGCAGCGTTGCCGCAACCCGCTGGTCATCCAGTTGCTCGTTATTTGCGCGGTTTCGGCGTGGAACGACGACGTGCCGTCGGCGGTTGTGGTGGGAGTGATGATTTTTCTCAGCGTGGTGCTTGCCTATGTACAGGAGCATCGTTCCAGCAAGGCGGTTGAAAAACTCCAGGCCATGGTGGAAACCAACTGCCATGTCATCCGGGACGGCGTGGAATGCGAGATTCGGATCGATGAAATTGTTCCGGGAGATATTGTGGTGCTGAATGCAGGCGCGATCATTCCCGCCGATCTCCGGCTGATCAGCGCCAAGGACTTTTTTGTCAGCCAGTCCTCGCTCACCGGGGAATCCATGCCGGTGGAAAAAAATTCCGCTGCCGCAACCGTAACGGGACGCGGCATCATCGAATTGCCCAACGCCTGTTTCCAGGGCAGCAACGTTCTCAGCGGTTCGGCGCGCGGACTGGTGGTGAATACCGGCACACGGACGCACTTCGGATCCATCTCGGAAAAACTTTCCGGGCAGCGGGTCCAGACGAGCTTCGACAAGGGCATTGCCGGGTTTACTTGGCTGATGATCCGCTTCATGGTGGTCATGGTCAGCGTGGTGTTTTTGATCGTCGGCCTTACCAAGGGCAACTGGCTTGAAGCCCTGACGTTTGCCCTGGCGGTGGCTGTCGGCCTGACACCTGAAATGCTGCCCATGATCGTGACGGTGAACCTTTCCAAGGGCGCAATGGCGATGTCGAAAAAGAAGGTCATCGTCAAGCGCCTCAACGCGATCCAGAACTTCGGCGCGATCGACATTCTCTGCACCGACAAAACCGGAACCCTCACGCAGGACCGGGTCATTCTTGAAAAGAGCGTGGATGTCACCAACCGCGAAAGCGAGGACGTGCTGCGCTACGCCTACATGAACAGCTATTACCAGACAGGGTTGCGCAACCTGCTGGACAGATCGGTGCTTTCCCACAGCGACCTAGATGTGGAGCGCGGCTGCAAAAAGGTGGACGAAATCCCGTTTGATTTTCAGCGCAAGCGCATGTCGGTGGTCGTGGATTATGAGGGCGACCATGTGCTGATTTGCAAAGGGGCCGTGGAGGATGTTTACAAGGCATGTACGCACTATCAAGTGGACGACGAGATTCATCTGATGATCGACCTCATCAAAAACGATCTGCTTGAAGAATATGAGGGGTTGAGTCAGGACGGCTACCGTGTGCTGGGAATCGCCTACCGCGAATTTCCGCAAAGCAAAACTACCTTCTCCGTGGCCGACGAAAGCGATTTGATTTTGCTCGGTTACATTGCCTTCCTGGATCCGCCCAAAGGCTCTGCTGCAAAGGCCATCGCTTCGTTGCGGGACGTGGGAGTGGCCACAAAAATCCTGACCGGCGACAACGCGCTTGTGACACGCAAAATTTGCAAGGATGTCGATCTCGCAGCCGGGGAGATCATCACAGGCGACCAGCTTATCGGCCTGGGCGATGAAGCGCTCGGCGAGCTTGCGGAAAAAACCAGCGTCTTCGCGCGTCTTTCTCCTTCGCAGAAGGAAAGTCTCATCATTGCCTTGCAAAAGCGCGGGCATGTCGTCGGCTATATGGGCGACGGCATCAACGATGCGCCCTCGATGCGCGTGGCGGATGTGGGGATTTCGGTTGATTCCGCAGTTGATGTCGCGAAGGAATCCGCCGATATCATCCTCCTGGAAAAAAGCCTGCTGGTACTCGAGGACGGCATCCTCGAAGGCAGGAAAGTATTTGGGAACATCATCAAATACATTCGCATGGGCGCCAGTTCCAATTTCGGGAACATGTTCAGCGTACTGGGCGCGAGCTGTTTCTTCAAATTCCTGCCGATGCTCCCCATTCAAATTCTGGTCAACAACCTGCTCTACGACGGATCACAGCTCGGCATTCCCTCGGATAATATCGACCCGGAATACTTGAAAACACCCCGCAAATGGGACATTGCGAATATCCGGCGCTTCATGATGTACATCGGTCCGATCAGTTCCATCTTTGACTATGCCACGTTCTTTTTGATGTTATATTTCTTCCAATGCCAAAATTTGGGACTATCGGCCCCGTCGGAACTTGCGGCCCGCTTTGCCCATCCGGCGAACGTGGACGGCAGCTACGCCGCCTCGCTTTTTCACAGCGCCTGGTTTGTCGAGTCGATTCTCACGCAGACGCTGATCGTCCACATTATCCGCACCCGGAAAATCCCTTTCATCCAAAGCATTGCCAGTCCGTTTTTGATCATGACAACGCTCATCGCCATAACGATTGGCGCGGCGCTGCCCTACTCGCCGTTCGCGAAAGACCTCGGCCTCGTCCCGCTCCCGGCCATTTACTGGGCGTGGATCGCCGGATTTGTTTTCTGTTATTCGATCATCACGCATCGCGTGAAGGTTTGGTTCCACAATAAATACGGGATTGATTAAACATGAAAAGTCTTCTCAACGCCTTGCAGGACGGCCGGTTGATCGAGCTTCCTGACAACAACAAGCAGAAAGCCCTGGAGTATCTGGCCACTTTGATTGAGGCGATCCCGGACATCGGTGTTGAAGGCGGTATCACGGAGACGGTGCTTGCGCGCGAGCAATCCCACAACACCGGAATTGGCAAAGGCTGGGGCTGCCCGCACGCCCGCTCGTCCCATGACGGTGAACTGCTTTGCGCCGTGGGCTGGAGTCCCTCGGGAATCGATTACGGTTCACCCGACAACGAGCCGGTGCATATCGTGGTCATGTATTTTGTCCCGGACACGCAAAAGAACGCGTATCTCAAGGAAATTTCATCCCTGGCCAAGGCGATCCTAACCCAGCCGGACATGCAGGACTTGAAGTCGCTGACCGATTTGACAGAGGTGCGGCACCGGCTTCTGGATGCCATCAGTGCGGCTCTCGAATCCTCCGCGCCGGAAGCCAAGGCCCGGATGATCCAACTGGAGGCGAAACACGCCGAGGCCAAGGAGGCGGGAACCGCGCTCCCGGCCGATATTGCCCGCCGCATCGTTCCGCTTTCCATTCTGGCGGTTCCCGGGGCCAGGCCGGTTGTGTTGTGCCTGGACCGCGAGATTGTTGCGCTCCTGGAGTCCAAGGAAAGCCTGGCAAGCGATTTGGCGCAATCCGGGCAGGCTGAACACCAGGGGGTCCGCGTCATGCTGCGCGGCTCGTCGAATTTTCAGCCGGACCGGGTGTTGTACGAGTGCCTGGCGTTCAAGTTGAACGGGCAACCCGCGCAACCATAGGTTGAACTTTTGTTACAGGAAGATCGCGAAGGACGTTTTTTAACGCAAAGTCGCAAGGGAACACATTTTTCTCTCACGGAGGCACAAAGAACACGGGGGAAATCAGGTTTAATCACAAACAGCACAAAAATGGAACAGAAGTTTTTTACAAAGAGATCGCGGAGTTTATTCGAGCTTCTTAGGCCTTCCTAAACCTTGGCGAGCTTTGCGTCCTTGGCGCGAGAATGAGTTTGTTTTTACACGCCCGGGCTGCGGGGCTTCAGTTTGGCTTCAATGAATCCGGTGAAACGGTGTATCTCCTCCAACTTGAGCAGCCAGGCGGCTCCGAAATAAACGGTTGCGCCCGTGCTCATGAGGAGCAGCACCTGGATTGCCGCGGGCGTTCCCGAAAGCAGGTAGCGCAGGCCTAATAGAGCCAGTATCATGATAAGTGTGGAAAAGGCGATTTTTCCCAGCGACATGCAAAATGCCAGGTCGGTCAGGCGTCCGATGGGCTTTTGAATCCACCAGGCAAGCTGGACAAAATTGATCAGGGCCACAAGCGATGTGGAGAGCGGCAGGCTGATTAATCCCAAATGCAGCACGTGAATGAAGAGAAGGTTGAATCCGATATTGAGAGCGATGCCGGTCAGGCTGATTTGCACCGGGGTTTTGACCCGGTCCAGTGCGTAAAAGGCCGGCGCCAAAACCTTGATGGCCGCGTAGCCTGCGAGGCCGAGCGTGTAATACTGCAGCAGCAGAGCGGTTTGGCCGGTATCGAAGGCTTTATAAGCGCCCCTTTGGAATATCAGGGCGATGATCGGGTGGGCCGCCAGCGCCAGTCCGGCGGAAGCCGGAAGGGTCAGGAAAAACATGCAGCGCAAACTTTCCTGAATTTTGCTCCGGAATTCCGACAGGTTTTCCAATGCGGCTGAGCGGGAAACCGAAGGCAAGGTGACCATGGAAATGGCCACTCCAAACATGCCGATGGGCAGTTGCATCAGTCGGAACGAATTATCGAGCCAGGTGACGGCGCCATTCCCGAAGCTGGATGCAAAACGGGTGTTGACCATGACGTTGATTTGGACGGCGGACCCGGCAATGATGGCGGGCATCATGAGAATCAAAACTTTTCTCAGGCCGGGGTCCTTGAAATCAAGCGCCAACGCGGGCCTGAACCCGAGTTGCCACGCCCGCGGAACCTGGATGAGCCACTGGATTAGTCCGCCTGCGACAACACCAATGGCGAATCCATAAATGGCTTTTGACCCGAAGTGCGGGTCATAGAGCCAGCCGGCCCCGGCTCCAACCAGAATGGAGACCACATTGAACGCGGTGGAGGCGGAAGCGGGCAAACCGAAGCTGCCGAGGCTGTTTAACAGGCCCATGTAAATTGCAGCCAGAGCGACGACCAAAATGAAGGGGAACATGATCTGGGTGAGGGTGACGGTCAGTTCCATTTTTCCTGGGATGCCGGCAAACCCCGGCGCCAGAATCCTGACAATCCAGTCGCTGAATAATATTCCCCAGACCGTGACAATGAAAAGAAAGCCGGCCAATGTTGTCAGCACCAGGTTGGCCAGCCGGAAGGCCTCGGGTTTTCCCTCCTTGGCGAGTTTTTGCGAAAATGTCGTGACAAAGGCGGTGGACAAAGCGCCTTCGGCAAACAAGTCCCGCAGCAGGTTGGGAATGCGGAAGGCTGTTTTGAGGGCGTCCAGTTCCAGGCTGGCGCCGAAGATGGCGCTGAGCAGGATTTCCCTGAAAAGGCCCAGGATGCGCGATCCAAAAATGGCCGCCATGATTTTGGAGGCTGACCTGGCAGTGCTGGGGGTTGAGGACATCGATAAGGAAGGATTATTTAGCCTGCATGTCTTACACGCTTCCTGGAGAATTAGCCAGATTGCGGAGTTTTTTGTATTTCAAATAAACTTCCCGGGCGTTGAGGGATGCGATGCGCCAACCCAGCAGACCGCCCTTGAATCCACCCTTCAGAATAAAAGCCCGCAGAAATCGGACGATCGCATGCAAATACGGCGTCAGCAGACCTGCGCGCTTCCCTTCTTTAAAAGCCGATGAGGCCCAAAGCGTGGAATAGTTTTCGATGCAGGCCATTTGATCGGCCAGGTTCCTGTAGGTGTAATGGTAAAGCTCTCCCTTGAGGGATTGTACGGGGCCTTGGATTTCAAGACGTTCGTGAACCGCGCCACCCTCGAATCTGGCCCTGTCACGGCGGAATAACCTGACCAGCCGGTCGGGATACCAGTCTCCAAAACGAATCCATTTGTTTTCATAAAACACGACCCGTGAAACATCGAATCCCGTTGCTTCCGGGTCTTTCCCGGCTTCTTTGAGTTTGAGAATTTCATCCCGAAGTTCCGGCGAAAGTTCCTCGTCGGCGTCGATGCTGAGAATCCAGTCGCCCGTGGCTTTTTGCAGCGCGAAATTTTTCTGGGCAACGTAGCCCTCCCAGTCGTGCCGGATGAAACGCGCATTGTGATCGGTCGCGATGAATGGGGTGCGGTCCGTGCTGCCGCTGTCCACGATGACAATTTCATCCGCCACGGGTTTGAGGCTGGCGAGACAACGCGGAAGGTCGCTTTCCTCGTTCAGGGTGATGATGCAGGCCGAAATTTTCATAAAGAAAAAGGTTAGCAGAGGCAGAGGCATGGACGCAAGGAGCGCTTATCTTTCAGGTTAGGAGACTTCAATCAGCCGGTCGCCGCGCTGCAGTGCTTCGACTACCTGGGGCCAAAGAGGCAACAGCCATTCGATCAGCTCGGCATTGGTGCAATTACCGATGCGCAACCAGACCACAAACGGGCCGGATCGTCCAGTCAGAACCCATTCTGCAAAGTCTTCGTCTTTCGTGACAATGACTGCTGCATGTTTGATGGCGTATTGCCACAAGTCGCCATCCGGACTCTGTGCCAGTGCCAGTTCAAGCACATGTTCGACCATGTGCCACGCATTCTCAATCGATGGGCCAGTGCTTTGGGCAACTGGGTATCTACCAGAAACCTCATGCGGGCTGTAAGCGGATGATGCCGTGATTGGCCTGGGCTGAGGCGTATTGATAGCAGGCCCGGATGTCCTCTGGTTCAAGGAAGTCGTAATCCTGAAGAATTTCCTGTTCTGTGGCGCCAGCGGCGAGCAAATCGAGCACATCCTTTACACGCAGGCGGTAGCTGCGGATGCAAGGACGCCCGCCGCACTTGCCGGGTTCCATCGTGATCCGATCCAAGTAGTTCTTGCTCATGCTGGTAATACTCTACACGACTTGATCCGTTTGGACGAGTCGTTTTAAATACGGGCGAGGGCGGCTTCGACTGCCTGGTCCGGGGTAACAGCATTCATGCAGCGGAAGTCGATGGGGCATTTGCGCAAAAAGCAGGGGCTGCAGGGCACATGTTCGCGCAGCACGGCCACGGAGTTTCCCAATGGCCCCGTCAGTTTGGGTTCCGTGGAGCCGAAAATAGCGACGGCAGGAGTGCCGAAGAGGGCGGCGGCGTGCATGGCCCCGCTGTCGTTGCAGAGCACAAGCTTTGCGTGGGCGATGATGTTAAGGAATTCGCAGAGGCCTGTTTTGCCTATCTTGTCGGTAACGGGAAAATCCGCCTGATTGCGGAATTCTTCCGCGACGTCCTTATCCTTTGGTCCGCCGAGCAGCACCACTTCCAGATCCTGCTTTTTCAGGATGCGGCGGATGGTTTCCGCAAACCGTTCGGGCAACCAGCGTTTGGCGGGACCGTATTCCGCTCCCGGGCAAACCGCCAGGCAGGGTTTGGCGCCGGGTGAAACGCAGGCGGGCTTGGGCAGGGGTTTGAACGGGGTCTCGTCAACCGGCACTCCGAGATGTTTCATGAGGGCGAGGTAATGTTTTTGGTGGTGTACAAATCCCCGCGTTTGCCGCGGGCGGGGCCAGCTTTGGGTCAGCAACCAGGATCGGAAATGGCCGGTGAAACCGAAACGCCGGGGTATGCAGGCCAGCCGGGCTTCCAGCGCGGTCCGCAGCGAGTTCGGAAAGAGAATGGCGGAATCAAAATTTGAATCGCGGAGTTCCGAACTCGTCGCAAGGATGCTGCGTTCGGTCGTGAGGACATTTTTCAAACCGGGGACCAGGCGCCAGAGGTCTGCCAGCTTTTCCGGGCAGAGGACAAAAAGTTCGGATGAATTCGGGAGGGCGGACTGCAAGGCCTGCAAGGCCGGCAAAGTCATGATGGCGTCGCCCAGCCAGTTGGGGCTGCGGAGCAGGATGCGTTGGCCGAGATTTTCGAGTTCAGGCATGGGCGAAAAGAAGACGGAACCCATTCAGGGTTCTGGATGATTTTTTCATTTTACCCAGGGCAGCTCGTTCCTCGCAACCCTGGGCTGAAGGACGAAACGCCGTTGGCGTTTTAGCTAACATTCCACCTTTTAACATCTTGTCCGATATGTTCATTAGGAGGCGGAGATTCAATCCCCTCTATCAAGCTTTCCGTTATAGGATTGCCACGGCCCCAAAGACCACACACCCCGAAGCGCTCCGCTTTCCGCCCCTCTTGATAGAGGGGACTTGGCCTCGTCCGCCGCGGCCAATCCGACCTTTGATCCCGTCCCGCTTAGCGGGCCACGCCGAGTTCACAGCGCCGGTTGGCCGTCCAGGCAGATTCATTTTCACCCTGCTGTGCGGGGCGTTCCTTGCCGTAGGAAATGGTGGTCATCCGGGAGTTGTCCACGCCCAGGCCGAGAAGATAATCGCGGGTCGCAAGGGAACGCCGTTCGCCGAGGGCGAGGTTGTATTGGGTTGTACCGCGGCTGTCCGTATGGCCCGCCAGAACGAGTTTGGCATTCGGATTGTCGCTGATCCATTTGGCGGCTTGTTCGAGTTTGGGACGCTCGGAAGCCTTGATGGCGAAGCTGTCGAAGTCAAAATGAACGGTGTAGGGCGCCAACTGGCTGTAGTCGGCGTTTTCCGGATTGATGTTGGGGTTTCTTTCGCTGACGGCGTAGTTGGGCAGGCCTTCGGCGGAACTTCCGCTCATGCTGCTGTCCGAGCCGTCATCTTTTTTAGCAGGGCGGCTGCAACTGGAAATAACGACTGCCAGCGTCAAAGTCAGGAACAGGAATAATTTTGGATTCATAGTGGAAATTTTCTTAAGACGTTTAGCGTGAGACGGCGGGTTCTGAACAGCGGTTCAGTCCATTGTCAAGTTGTACGGTTTGTTTGGTCTTGGAGTCAAGCAGATAAAGCTTTCCATCCCTGGAAAAGACCAGATGCCGCGAATTCCGGCACCAACTGGGTGTTTCATTGATTCCGGAGGCGGTCAGGATGGTTTGTTTGCCGCCGACGATCTCGCTGATGGCAATCTGGTTCTGTCCCGCGATCCGCACGGAGTAGGCCAGCAGGCGGCCATCGGGGGACCAATCGGGTTCGGTGGTGTAGGGCGAGTAGGTGTTGAAACGTTGGGGCGCTCCGCCGTTTGAAGCGATG
Coding sequences within:
- the waaF gene encoding lipopolysaccharide heptosyltransferase II; this translates as MPELENLGQRILLRSPNWLGDAIMTLPALQALQSALPNSSELFVLCPEKLADLWRLVPGLKNVLTTERSILATSSELRDSNFDSAILFPNSLRTALEARLACIPRRFGFTGHFRSWLLTQSWPRPRQTRGFVHHQKHYLALMKHLGVPVDETPFKPLPKPACVSPGAKPCLAVCPGAEYGPAKRWLPERFAETIRRILKKQDLEVVLLGGPKDKDVAEEFRNQADFPVTDKIGKTGLCEFLNIIAHAKLVLCNDSGAMHAAALFGTPAVAIFGSTEPKLTGPLGNSVAVLREHVPCSPCFLRKCPIDFRCMNAVTPDQAVEAALARI
- a CDS encoding OmpA family protein translates to MNPKLFLFLTLTLAVVISSCSRPAKKDDGSDSSMSGSSAEGLPNYAVSERNPNINPENADYSQLAPYTVHFDFDSFAIKASERPKLEQAAKWISDNPNAKLVLAGHTDSRGTTQYNLALGERRSLATRDYLLGLGVDNSRMTTISYGKERPAQQGENESAWTANRRCELGVAR